The Watersipora subatra chromosome 1, tzWatSuba1.1, whole genome shotgun sequence genome has a window encoding:
- the LOC137407964 gene encoding proto-oncogene tyrosine-protein kinase receptor Ret-like: protein MLFYIRATIYYFPASTTALQFPLKHYRVSFEAQTKPGDIVGQVAALSDIRDANITYRLDSNPYVDIDGESGELQWRNTSIPSVNGIIKNYTVTARADAGEETTTQVQLVLTTDVCSCSGMSMRDISVSRAENLPPQKLVFIRSKGCSERNGYQLLGGDGRLTIVDNWLVISELDYEESRTVVGQLICKERGQEVNINVNVINQADQAPYALIKRLHTSFVQYDRLVDANHHGSFLNDKMMLTVMFDPVGSTDKWKVKKPNDYHDQLIMSSLQTRKQGTRAFGYVTVTAANTTRITSSTEIDVVFTDLNIDIRGVGNETLNTVIFKFNLTYTDVDALQNLLLPDKYEVNIVKNAPVYTQIMQVLNETSKFLIFELSTYFGSESCKGALDVTPHQGVIYVNNTEQLSQCGNNTIIFNVTVSQKNSGSRSTLVYLNLEAADELVTNTTKLVSCADYKYVDDCESSSGIGSFRCQWKVVLLPDNSNFSTCVSSDTCADRECSEYENLDKAICPQDCLDNQAWYNVVTNKLCRKGSVGICHSGVCYCTNNVKYCQCVPENLLDVDVYWTTTDDNRFNSSGVRSKGSTETDDATVGCGVECMVPIAIALAILIVIIVVVVLWHRLKNHKLAANINDWRVTGNNLNLHFTSCPDYEGSTPSTIISAFSDWPQAHPYLNTGTMEIYDEKWELSRDHLLIGDYIGEGEFGRVLKAQYRKCLLSDWLPAAVKMLKDGASRVEFGDLLSEYTLLKEVDHPNVIKLIGAATLNGPFHLVVEYCEHGSLKNYLRRIRTEEPAYINGATRFYADHANQLMDFSGQISKGMQYLSEIKLVHRDLATRNILIATDNVIKISDFGMTKDIYEEDAYKKKGQGRIPVKWMAPESLYHQIYTTKSDVWSFGIVLWEISTLGATPYPGIPAERMYNLLQEGYRMDRPDTCSTALYTLMRKCWDYDPATRPSFKELKYSLEKMLESGEVNLDLKMAAQNQRVCHGSTSISTGSEDDSELHPLTVSFLPSSESKFVADYLISTDDQVTCNEKSPLRYTTLEYADDDQ from the exons atGCTGTTCTATATTCGTGCTACCATTTACTATTTCCCAGCATCAACGACAGCCCTGCAGTTTCCTCTGAAACATTATCGAGTGAGTTTTGAAGCCCAAACTAAACCGGGAGACATAGTTGGGCAGGTGGCAGCATTGTCAGATATCCGAGATGCCAATATTACCTACAGATTAGACAGCAATCCATATGTAGACATTGATGGAGAGAGTGGTGAGCTGCAGTGGAGAAATACCTCCATACCATCAGTTAATG GGATTATAAAAAACTATACAGTAACAGCCAGAGCTGATGCTGGCGAGGAAACAACCACTCAGGTACAGCTTGTCCTCACAACAGACGTGTGTTCTTGTTCCGGCATGAGCATGAGAGACATCAGTGTGAGTAGGGCAGAGAACCTGCCTCCTCAGAAGCTTGTATTCATCAGAAGCAAAGGATGTAGCGAGAGAAATGGCTACCAGCTATTAG GTGGCGATGGAAGGTTGACCATTGTAGATAATTGGTTGGTCATCTCAGAACTAGACTACGAAGAGTCAAGGACTGTTGTTGGTCAGCTGATATGCAAAGAGAGAGGACAGGAAGTGAACATTAATGTGAATGTAATCAATCAAGCTGACCAGGCCCCTTATGCACTCATCAAACGCCTTCATACTTCGTTTGTGCAGTACGACCGTTTAGTGGATGCCAACCATCATGGCTCCTTTCTG AATGATAAGATGATGCTAACAGTAATGTTTGATCCGGTCGGTTCTACTGACAAGTGGAAAGTAAAAAAACCAAATGATTATCATGACCAGCTTATAATGTCCTCTCTACAAACTCGCAAACAGGGAACAAGGGCATTTGGATATGTCA CCGTTACTGCAGCGAACACAACTCGGATCACGTCATCAACAGAAATAGATGTTGTCTTTACTGATCTCAACATCGATATCCGTGGAGTTGGCAATGAAACTCTCAACACT GTCATCTTCAAGTTCAACCTTACATACACTGATGTGGATGCTTTGCAAAACCTCCTGCTGCCAGACAAATATGAAGTAAACATAGTCAAGAATGCTCCAGTTTATACTCAG ATTATGCAAGTTCTGAATGAAACCAGCAAATTTCTCATCTTTGAACTGAGTACATATTTCGGTTCAGAGAGTTGTAAAGGAGCTTTGGATGTGACGCCTCACCAAGGAGTCATCTATGTGAATAACACAGAACAGCTGTCTCAGTGTggcaataatacaattatattcAACGTGACAGTTTCTCAGAAAAACAGCGGCAGCAGAAGTACTCTTGTTTACCTTAACCTTGAAGCAGCAGATGAGCTGGTCACAAACACCACTAAGCTAG TAAGCTGTGCTGACTACAAGTATGTGGATGACTGTGAGAGTAGCAGCGGGATTGGATCTTTTCGCTGTCAGTGGAAGGTCGTATTACTGCCAGACAACTCTAACTTTTCTACCTGTGTGTCATCAGACACTTGTGCTGACAGAGAGTGCAGTGAGTACGAAAACCTCGACAAAGCCATCTGCCCACAAGACTGTTTAG ATAATCAGGCCTGGTATAACGTTGTTACCAACAAGCTCTGTCGCAAGGGCTCTGTCGGCATATGCCACTCAGGTGTGTGCTACTGTACTAACAATGTCAAGTACTGCCAATGTGTACCAGAAAATCTCTTAGATGTTGATGTCTACTGGACGACTACTGATGATAATCGGTTTAACAGCAGCGGTGTCAGAAGCAAGG GATCAACAGAAACAGACGACGCCACAGTAGGATGTGGAGTCGAGTGCATGGTTCCCATTGCCATTGCGTTAGCTATTCTCATTGTCATCATAGTTGTCGTTGTCCTTTGGCACAGATTAAAAAATCACAAAC TGGCTGCCAACATCAATGATTGGAGGGTAACTGGCAACAATCTGAATCTCCACTTCACTTCATGCCCAGACTATGAGGGGAGCACTCCGTCGACTATAATCTCTGCATTCAGCGACTGGCCACAGGCTCACCCATACCTCAACACTGGCACCATGGAAATA TATGATGAGAAATGGGAGTTGTCCCGTGATCACCTTCTCATCGGCGACTACATAGGAGAAGGGGAGTTTGGAAGGGTACTGAAAGCTCAGTACAGGAAATGCTTGCTAAGCGATTGGTTGCCAGCTGCCGTAAAAATGTTGAAAG ATGGTGCGAGCAGAGTTGAGTTTGGAGACCTCCTCTCAGAGTACACATTGCTGAAAGAAGTTGATCATCCCAATGTTATTAAACTTATCGGAGCTGCCACCTTGAATGGCCCCTTTCATCTTGTGGTAGAGTATTGCGAACACGGTTCTCTAAAAAACTACCTGCGTCGCATCAGAACCGAGGAACCAGCCTATATCAATGGTGCGACCCGATTTTATGCAGACCATGCAAATCAGTTGATGGATTTCTCCGGCCAGATTAGCAAAGGCATGCAGTACCTCTCTGAGATAAAG CTGGTTCACAGAGATCTTGCCACAAGAAACATACTAATCGCTACTGACAATGTCATAAAAATATCAGACTTTGGCATGACCAAAGATATCTATGAAGAAGATGCTTATAAGAAGAAGGGTCAAGGCCGAATACCAGTCAAATGGATGGCCCCGGAGTCTCTGTACCACCAAATATACACGACGAAAAGTGATGT GTGGTCATTTGGTATAGTGCTGTGGGAGATTAGCACTCTGGGTGCCACTCCATATCCTGGCATACCCGCCGAGAGAATGTACAACTTACTCCAAGAAGGCTACCGTATGGATCGTCCTGATACGTGCTCCACAGCTTT GTACACATTGATGAGAAAATGCTGGGACTATGATCCTGCCACCCGACCTTCGTTCAAGGAGCTCAAATATTCTTTGGAGAAGATGCTAGAAAGTGGCGAAGTG AATTTAGACTTGAAGATGGCGGCACAGAATCAACGGGTTTGCCATGGTTCCACGAGCATATCTACTGGCTCTGAAGATGACAGTGAACTACATCCATTGACAGTCTCCTTCTTGCCTAGCTCAG AGTCCAAGTTTGTTGCTGACTATCTTATATCGACCGACGATCAGGTGACTTGCAACGAAAAATCTCCTTTGAGATACACTACATTGGAGTATGCTGATGATGATCAATAG